In Macaca nemestrina isolate mMacNem1 chromosome 9, mMacNem.hap1, whole genome shotgun sequence, a single genomic region encodes these proteins:
- the LOC105479970 gene encoding small ribosomal subunit protein eS12-like, which translates to MAEEGIAAGGVMDVNTALQEVLKTALIHDGLAREIREAAKALDKRQAHLCVLASNCDEPMYVKLVEALCAEHQINLIKVDDNKKLGEWGGLCKIDREGKPCKVVGCSCVVVKDYGKESQAKDVIKEYFKCKK; encoded by the coding sequence ATGGCCGAGGAGGGCATTGCTGCTGGAGGTGTAATGGACGTTAATACTGCTTTACAAGAGGTGCTGAAGACTGCCCTCATCCATGATGGCCTAGCACGTGAAATTCGCGAAGCTGCCAAAGCCTTAGACAAGCGCCAAGCCCATCTTTGTGTGCTTGCATCCAACTGTGACGAGCCTATGTATGTCAAGTTGGTGGAGGCCCTTTGTGCTGAACACCAAATCAACCTAATTAAGGTTGATGACAACAAGAAACTAGGAGAATGGGGAGGCCTCTGTAAAATTGACAGAGAGGGGAAACCCTGTAAAGTGGTTGGTTGCAGTTGTGTAGTAGTTAAGGACTATGGAAAGGAGTCTCAGGCCAAGGATGTTATCAAAGAGTACTTCAAATGCaagaaatga